One region of Permianibacter fluminis genomic DNA includes:
- a CDS encoding DUF3293 domain-containing protein, whose translation MLAPELLQAYLDSHYRIAMPGDACVLQIGKHSPAMDALLHAEHSTSAAFISACNPCSRQLPAAINRSRNAALEQLLLARKLRYFPGVGYSTPTMPAWPPEPGFLILTITRQQARQLGAQFDQHALLFVEPGLPVELLFCQR comes from the coding sequence ATGCTCGCACCAGAACTGCTGCAAGCCTATCTCGACAGCCATTACCGCATTGCCATGCCGGGCGATGCCTGCGTGCTGCAAATTGGCAAACATTCACCAGCAATGGATGCCTTGCTCCACGCCGAGCACAGCACAAGCGCCGCGTTTATCAGCGCCTGCAACCCCTGCTCCAGGCAACTGCCTGCGGCCATCAACCGCAGCCGCAATGCCGCGCTGGAACAGCTTCTGCTCGCCCGCAAACTGCGTTATTTCCCCGGCGTCGGCTACAGCACGCCAACCATGCCGGCATGGCCACCGGAGCCGGGCTTCCTCATCCTGACAATCACGCGACAACAGGCTCGCCAGCTCGGCGCGCAGTTTGATCAACATGCCCTGCTGTTTGTCGAGCCGGGCCTGCCGGTCGAATTGCTCTTCTGCCAGCGCTGA
- the ispB gene encoding octaprenyl diphosphate synthase — MDINEVRALVKDDMAATDALILRRLQSEVVLVNQIGHYIINSGGKRLRPMLLLLAARAIGYQGQHHHTLAAVIEFIHTATLLHDDVVDASDMRRGRQTANAMFGNEAAVLVGDYLYSRAFQMMVDVGLMRVMDILSTTTNLIAEGEVLQLMNCNDPDVTSERYYQVIHAKTAILFEAATRLAAVLAGASQDEEEALATYGLQLGIAFQLVDDALDYAGDSGELGKNVGDDLAEGKPTLPLLHAMAHGTPAQVQLIRDAIEHGGTEQLAAIQQALKETGAIEHTFAAAQKAVAKAKEVLQNMRPSPWREALLTVADYAVSRRS; from the coding sequence ATGGATATCAATGAAGTACGCGCGCTGGTCAAGGACGACATGGCCGCCACCGACGCCCTGATTCTGCGCCGGCTGCAATCCGAAGTTGTACTCGTAAACCAGATTGGCCACTACATCATCAATAGCGGTGGCAAACGGCTACGGCCCATGCTGCTGCTGCTGGCGGCCCGGGCCATTGGCTATCAAGGCCAGCACCATCACACGCTGGCTGCCGTCATCGAGTTCATCCATACCGCCACCCTGCTCCATGACGACGTCGTCGATGCCTCCGATATGCGCCGCGGCCGCCAGACCGCCAACGCCATGTTCGGCAACGAAGCGGCGGTGCTGGTCGGCGATTACCTGTATTCGCGCGCCTTCCAGATGATGGTTGACGTCGGCCTGATGCGGGTGATGGACATCCTGTCGACCACCACCAACCTGATCGCCGAAGGTGAAGTGCTGCAGTTGATGAACTGCAACGACCCGGACGTGACCAGCGAGCGTTACTACCAGGTCATTCACGCCAAGACCGCGATTCTGTTCGAAGCCGCCACCCGTTTGGCGGCCGTGCTGGCCGGCGCCAGCCAGGACGAAGAAGAAGCGCTGGCGACCTATGGCCTGCAACTGGGTATTGCCTTCCAGCTGGTTGACGACGCGCTGGATTACGCCGGCGACAGTGGCGAACTTGGCAAAAACGTCGGTGATGATCTGGCCGAAGGCAAACCGACGCTGCCACTTCTGCACGCCATGGCGCATGGCACGCCAGCACAGGTGCAACTGATCCGCGACGCAATCGAACACGGTGGTACCGAGCAGCTTGCAGCGATTCAGCAAGCACTGAAAGAAACCGGTGCAATTGAACACACTTTCGCCGCCGCGCAAAAAGCCGTTGCAAAAGCGAAGGAGGTTTTGCAGAATATGCGGCCTTCGCCCTGGCGCGAAGCGCTGTTGACGGTAGCCGATTACGCAGTAAGCCGTCGCAGCTGA
- the rplU gene encoding 50S ribosomal protein L21, giving the protein MYAVIISGGKQHRVQEGEVLRLELLEGATGTKIEFDQVLMVAKDGDLKIGQPLVAGAKVTAEILDHGRHDKVRILKFRRRKHHMKRQGHRQWFTEVKITGIKA; this is encoded by the coding sequence ATGTACGCAGTAATCATCAGCGGTGGTAAGCAACACCGCGTGCAAGAAGGCGAAGTGCTTCGCCTGGAACTGCTCGAAGGCGCCACTGGCACCAAAATCGAGTTTGACCAAGTGCTGATGGTCGCCAAAGACGGCGATCTGAAAATCGGCCAGCCGCTGGTTGCCGGCGCTAAGGTCACCGCGGAAATCCTGGATCACGGTCGTCACGACAAAGTGCGCATCCTGAAATTCCGTCGCCGCAAGCACCACATGAAGCGTCAGGGCCACCGTCAGTGGTTCACTGAAGTCAAAATCACGGGCATCAAGGCTTAA
- the rpmA gene encoding 50S ribosomal protein L27, giving the protein MAHKKGVSSSRNGRESHSKRLGVKVFGGQEVVAGNIIIRQRGTEFHAGENVGMGRDHTLFALTNGKVAFVEKGKPTRRYVTVLSA; this is encoded by the coding sequence ATGGCACATAAGAAGGGTGTATCCAGTTCCCGCAACGGTCGTGAGTCCCATTCCAAGCGTCTGGGTGTGAAGGTGTTCGGCGGCCAGGAAGTCGTTGCCGGTAACATCATCATTCGTCAACGCGGTACCGAATTCCACGCCGGCGAAAACGTCGGTATGGGCCGTGACCACACGTTGTTCGCGCTGACCAACGGCAAGGTTGCCTTCGTTGAGAAAGGCAAGCCGACTCGTCGTTACGTCACCGTGCTGTCGGCCTGA
- the cgtA gene encoding Obg family GTPase CgtA, with amino-acid sequence MKFVDEVTITVKAGDGGNGVASFRKEKFVRWGGPDGGDGGDGGNVWLEATDSVNTLVDYRYVRRYDAIRGENGGSRDCTGHKGEDVTLRVPVGTRVMDDTTGELIGDLTKPGQRLLVAKGGWHGLGNTRFKSSINRAPRQTTKGKPGELRELRMEIQVLADVGLLGLPNAGKSTLIRAVSAAKPKVADYPFTTLIPNLGVVRVRGEKSFVVADIPGVIEGAAEGAGLGIKFLKHLSRCRILLHLVDIAPLDESDPVYHANAIVQELGKFSPQLAEKPRWLVLNKLDLLPTPEEAEARCQDIIDRLGWTGPVFKIAGINKTGTEELCFKIMDYLDSLPKEAPSAAIAAEEIPWELKQRPEPTPDEIEEWDDPEWADAEWADEADLDEGDADDFDDEDDEPEQKA; translated from the coding sequence ATGAAGTTTGTCGATGAGGTCACCATCACCGTTAAAGCCGGCGACGGTGGCAACGGTGTTGCCTCGTTCCGCAAGGAAAAGTTTGTTCGCTGGGGCGGCCCGGACGGCGGTGACGGTGGCGACGGCGGCAACGTCTGGCTGGAGGCGACCGACTCGGTCAACACCCTGGTCGACTACCGTTATGTCCGCCGCTATGACGCCATCCGTGGCGAAAACGGCGGCTCGCGGGATTGCACCGGCCACAAGGGCGAAGACGTGACCCTGCGGGTGCCGGTCGGTACCCGGGTCATGGATGACACCACCGGCGAGCTGATTGGCGACCTGACCAAACCCGGTCAGCGGCTGCTGGTCGCCAAGGGCGGCTGGCATGGCCTCGGCAACACCCGCTTCAAGTCTTCCATTAACCGCGCTCCGCGTCAGACCACCAAAGGAAAACCCGGCGAACTCAGAGAGTTACGCATGGAAATTCAGGTGTTGGCTGATGTTGGCTTGCTCGGTTTGCCAAACGCCGGCAAGTCCACGCTGATCCGCGCCGTCTCGGCCGCCAAGCCGAAAGTCGCCGACTATCCGTTCACCACCTTGATCCCGAATCTGGGCGTCGTCCGGGTCCGAGGCGAGAAGAGCTTTGTCGTCGCCGACATCCCAGGCGTCATTGAAGGCGCGGCCGAAGGTGCCGGCCTCGGCATCAAGTTCCTCAAGCATTTGAGCCGCTGCCGCATCTTGCTGCATCTGGTTGATATCGCGCCGCTGGATGAGTCGGATCCGGTCTATCACGCCAACGCCATCGTTCAGGAGCTCGGCAAGTTCAGCCCGCAACTGGCGGAAAAGCCGCGCTGGTTGGTGCTGAACAAACTGGATCTGCTGCCGACGCCGGAAGAGGCCGAGGCCCGCTGCCAGGACATCATCGACCGACTGGGGTGGACCGGGCCGGTGTTCAAGATTGCCGGCATCAACAAAACCGGTACCGAAGAGCTGTGCTTCAAGATCATGGATTACCTCGACAGCCTGCCGAAAGAAGCGCCGTCGGCTGCCATTGCCGCCGAAGAGATTCCCTGGGAGCTCAAGCAGCGACCGGAGCCGACCCCGGACGAGATCGAGGAATGGGATGACCCGGAATGGGCTGACGCCGAGTGGGCCGACGAGGCTGATCTGGACGAAGGCGACGCAGATGATTTCGACGACGAGGACGACGAACCCGAGCAGAAGGCCTGA
- the rpsT gene encoding 30S ribosomal protein S20, producing the protein MANIKSAKKRARQAENARQRNTAQRSMLRTYIKKVIKAIEAGDKVAAQAAFTSAQPIIDSAAGKGLIHANKAARHKSRLAGHIKAMA; encoded by the coding sequence TTGGCCAACATCAAGTCTGCCAAAAAGCGCGCACGCCAGGCCGAGAACGCCCGTCAGCGCAACACTGCCCAGCGTTCCATGCTGCGCACGTACATCAAGAAAGTGATCAAGGCGATTGAAGCCGGTGACAAAGTTGCTGCCCAAGCCGCTTTCACCAGTGCTCAGCCGATCATCGACAGCGCTGCTGGCAAGGGTCTGATCCACGCCAACAAGGCCGCTCGTCACAAGAGCCGTCTGGCTGGTCATATCAAGGCCATGGCCTAA
- the murJ gene encoding murein biosynthesis integral membrane protein MurJ, translating into MAGHLLRSGSIVSAMTLISRVLGLAREVVVANLMGAGMAADLFFVAQKIPNFLRRLFAEGAFSQAFIPVLSEYETKRSRADVLMLLNKVSGTLGLILLALTVVVVVAAPAVMTVYAPGFRNEPGKFELATTLLRITFPYLLFISLTAFAGSVLNSIGKFAVPAITPVFLSICQIIAALAVAPGLEAQSMALAWSIFVAGLVQLAFNLPFLWKEGLLPRPQWGWKDEGVQRILKLMVPAMFAVSVTQTSLLLDVVFVSFLQEKSVSWLYYADRLLEFPLGIFGIAIATVVLPSLSRQHAAEDAADFNKTMDWGLRLLVFIGLPATLGLILLSDGLVTTIYQRGAFTPADVYQVRWALIAYSIGLLSFMSVKVLATGFFARQNSRTPVRIAIISVVFNMICNAILIWPFEFVGLALATTVSSSLNAFLLYRGLRRSGGYQPQPGWARWWLKVLLACAVMSALLLALHPGTERWLASGSLARIGWLVMLVTVGGAGYLLTLLGLGVRLRHLKGHA; encoded by the coding sequence ATGGCTGGCCATCTGCTCCGATCCGGTTCCATCGTCAGCGCCATGACGCTGATTTCGCGTGTGCTGGGTCTGGCTCGGGAAGTCGTGGTCGCCAATCTGATGGGCGCCGGCATGGCGGCCGATTTGTTCTTTGTCGCTCAGAAAATCCCCAACTTCCTGCGCCGCTTGTTCGCCGAAGGGGCGTTCTCGCAAGCCTTTATTCCGGTGCTGTCGGAATACGAAACAAAACGCTCGCGGGCAGATGTGCTGATGCTGCTCAACAAGGTCTCCGGCACGCTCGGGTTGATCCTGCTGGCGTTGACTGTGGTCGTGGTTGTGGCCGCGCCGGCGGTGATGACGGTCTATGCACCGGGCTTTCGCAACGAGCCGGGCAAGTTTGAGCTGGCCACCACGCTGCTGCGGATTACCTTTCCTTATCTGTTGTTCATTTCGCTGACCGCGTTTGCCGGCTCGGTGCTGAACAGCATCGGCAAATTTGCCGTGCCGGCGATCACGCCGGTCTTCCTCAGCATTTGCCAAATCATTGCCGCGCTGGCGGTAGCGCCGGGCCTTGAAGCCCAGTCGATGGCACTGGCCTGGTCGATCTTCGTCGCCGGTCTGGTCCAGCTGGCGTTCAACCTGCCGTTCCTGTGGAAAGAGGGCTTGTTGCCACGGCCGCAATGGGGCTGGAAAGACGAGGGTGTGCAGCGCATTTTGAAGCTGATGGTACCGGCGATGTTTGCGGTGTCGGTCACCCAGACCAGCCTGCTGCTCGACGTCGTGTTCGTCAGCTTCCTGCAGGAAAAGAGCGTGTCCTGGCTGTATTACGCCGATCGCCTGCTGGAGTTTCCGCTCGGCATTTTTGGTATCGCCATAGCGACCGTGGTGTTGCCGAGCCTGTCGCGCCAGCACGCCGCCGAAGATGCCGCCGACTTCAACAAGACCATGGATTGGGGGCTGCGTCTGCTGGTCTTCATTGGCCTGCCGGCAACGCTGGGCCTCATCCTGCTGTCGGATGGTCTGGTCACCACCATTTATCAGCGCGGCGCTTTTACGCCGGCAGATGTCTACCAGGTCCGCTGGGCGCTGATTGCCTATTCCATCGGTTTGCTGAGCTTCATGTCGGTCAAGGTCTTGGCGACCGGCTTCTTTGCCCGGCAGAACTCCCGGACGCCGGTGCGCATTGCCATCATCTCTGTGGTGTTCAACATGATCTGCAATGCCATCCTGATCTGGCCATTTGAATTCGTTGGTCTGGCGCTCGCCACCACCGTATCCAGCAGTCTCAATGCCTTTCTTTTGTACCGCGGTCTGCGCCGCTCCGGCGGCTATCAACCGCAGCCGGGCTGGGCGCGCTGGTGGCTGAAGGTCTTGCTGGCCTGCGCCGTCATGTCGGCGCTGCTGCTGGCGCTGCATCCCGGTACCGAGCGCTGGCTGGCCAGTGGCAGCTTGGCGCGAATCGGTTGGCTGGTGATGCTGGTCACCGTGGGCGGTGCCGGTTATTTGTTGACCTTGCTGGGCCTCGGGGTTCGCTTGCGGCATCTGAAGGGCCACGCCTGA
- the ribF gene encoding bifunctional riboflavin kinase/FAD synthetase, whose product MLLLRGHSRPPANWSGCVATIGNFDGVHLGHQALLQRLQQEGTRRQLPTLVVLFEPHPQEFFCSTERPAPARLLTLREKLACLREQGITAVQLLRFNSALASLAAEDFISVYLQQRLNVQHLVIGDDFRFGHQRRGDFAMLQAATSFSCEASATVVSDGERVSSTAVRQALASEQFARAARLLGRPYTFSGKVAHGDARGRLLGFPTANLRLHRRVLPLHGVFAVHVHGLGPKPLPGVANIGNRPTVGGTEPRCETHLLDFSGDLYGRQISVEPLRKLRGEQRFDGLDALRAQIARDAEQARQFFAGA is encoded by the coding sequence ATGTTGTTGTTGCGCGGTCATTCGCGACCGCCTGCCAATTGGTCAGGCTGTGTCGCCACCATCGGCAATTTTGACGGTGTGCACCTCGGTCACCAGGCTCTGCTGCAACGCCTGCAGCAGGAAGGGACCCGCCGGCAGTTGCCGACACTGGTGGTGCTGTTCGAGCCGCATCCGCAGGAATTTTTCTGCAGTACCGAACGACCGGCACCGGCACGTTTGCTGACCCTGCGCGAAAAACTGGCGTGCTTGCGCGAGCAGGGGATCACCGCCGTGCAATTGCTGCGCTTCAATTCGGCGCTGGCATCGCTGGCGGCGGAAGATTTCATTTCGGTTTATCTGCAGCAACGGTTAAACGTACAGCATCTGGTGATTGGCGATGATTTTCGTTTCGGTCATCAGCGTCGTGGTGATTTCGCCATGCTGCAAGCGGCGACCTCGTTCAGTTGCGAGGCCAGTGCCACAGTAGTCAGTGACGGTGAGCGGGTCAGCAGCACCGCAGTGCGGCAGGCATTGGCGAGCGAGCAGTTTGCTCGTGCCGCGCGCTTGCTCGGCCGGCCTTACACGTTTTCCGGCAAGGTGGCGCATGGCGATGCCCGTGGCCGATTGCTCGGTTTCCCGACGGCCAACTTGCGTTTGCACCGGCGCGTATTGCCGCTGCACGGCGTGTTCGCGGTGCATGTGCATGGTCTGGGGCCCAAACCGCTGCCGGGCGTTGCAAACATTGGCAATCGGCCGACGGTCGGTGGCACCGAACCGCGCTGCGAAACACACCTTTTGGATTTTTCCGGTGATCTCTACGGTCGCCAGATTTCGGTAGAGCCGCTGCGCAAATTGCGCGGCGAGCAGCGCTTTGATGGTCTCGATGCGCTGCGGGCACAGATTGCCCGCGATGCCGAGCAGGCCAGACAGTTTTTTGCTGGCGCCTGA
- the ileS gene encoding isoleucine--tRNA ligase has protein sequence MADYKHTLNLPTTDFPMKADLAKREPGMLQRWHEQKLYEQIRTARKGKPKFILHDGPPYANGNIHIGHAVNKVLKDIVVKSKTLSGFDAPYVPGWDCHGLPIELNVEKKVGKAGVKVTTGEFRQQCRDYAESQIDAQRKDFIRLGVLGDWFNPYKTMAFDFEANAIRTLGKIISNGHLHKGYKPVHWCFDCGSALAEAEVEYEDKTSPAIDVAFPVLDPDVLFARLHSVPGHHGEGVLSVVIWTTTPWTLPANQAVALNAALEYVVVQVERDGRKERLVLADGLLKDCMDRYGIEHYHVLGYGKGEALEGLKLQHPFYPREVPVIVGDHVSLDAGTGCVHTAPGHGQEDYAVGLKYGLSVEHKVGANGVFAADLPLFGGQHVSKANDAIIEHLKLEGRLLKHFALRHSYPHCWRHKTPVIFRATPQWFISMDQKGLRKQALSEIKQVQWVPEWGEQRISAMIENRPDWCISRQRTWGIPLPLFVHKESQEIHPRWLELLEQVAKKVEQGGIQAWFDLPVEELLGSDAEHYLKLSDTLDVWFDSGVTHACVVATRPDLGGTADLYLEGSDQHRGWFHSSLLTGVALNNKAPYKAVLTHGFTVDGKGEKMSKSKGNVVAPQEVIDQMGADVLRLWVASTDYRGEIAVSKEILNRTADSYRRIRNTARFFLANLHGFNPQTDLLPAEQMLPLDRWAVDCAYRYQQDIQTAYDRYEFWNVSQAVHHFCAVDMGAFYLDIIKDRQYTAKAGSRAQRSCQTALFHIVQAMVRWIAPVLSFTADEIWQAIPGQKGEVLAADWYSGLFSAEQDAISRADWAEVLKVKDAVNKAIEEARKSTDMGGSLEAEVDVYADDTLFPILKSLGADLRFVLITSRADIHVMSGAPATAQATDVAGIKLVLHKSVHAKCARCWHRRPDVGSHPAHPELCGRCVENVDGNGETRQVA, from the coding sequence ATGGCGGATTACAAACACACATTAAACCTGCCGACCACGGATTTCCCGATGAAGGCCGATCTGGCCAAACGGGAACCGGGCATGCTGCAACGCTGGCATGAGCAAAAGCTGTATGAGCAGATTCGGACGGCCCGCAAAGGCAAGCCGAAATTCATTCTGCACGACGGCCCGCCCTACGCCAATGGCAACATTCATATCGGTCATGCAGTCAACAAAGTCCTGAAAGACATCGTGGTCAAAAGCAAAACGCTGAGTGGCTTTGATGCGCCCTATGTGCCGGGCTGGGATTGCCATGGTCTGCCGATTGAACTGAACGTGGAAAAGAAAGTCGGCAAAGCCGGCGTAAAAGTCACCACCGGTGAATTCCGTCAGCAATGCCGCGATTACGCGGAAAGCCAAATCGACGCCCAGCGCAAGGATTTCATCCGCTTGGGTGTGCTCGGCGACTGGTTCAACCCTTACAAAACCATGGCGTTTGATTTTGAAGCGAACGCCATCCGCACGCTGGGCAAGATCATCAGTAACGGCCATTTGCACAAAGGCTACAAGCCCGTGCACTGGTGTTTTGATTGCGGCTCGGCCCTGGCCGAAGCGGAAGTCGAATACGAAGACAAAACCTCGCCCGCCATCGATGTGGCATTCCCGGTGCTCGATCCGGATGTGCTGTTCGCCCGTTTGCACAGCGTGCCGGGTCATCACGGCGAAGGCGTGCTGTCCGTTGTGATCTGGACCACCACGCCGTGGACCTTGCCGGCCAACCAGGCTGTGGCGTTGAACGCTGCACTGGAATACGTCGTCGTGCAAGTAGAGCGCGATGGCCGCAAAGAGCGGCTGGTGCTTGCCGATGGCCTGCTGAAAGATTGCATGGATCGTTATGGCATCGAGCATTACCACGTGCTCGGTTATGGCAAAGGCGAAGCGCTGGAAGGACTGAAGCTTCAGCATCCGTTTTATCCGCGCGAAGTGCCGGTGATTGTCGGTGACCACGTGTCGCTGGATGCCGGTACCGGCTGTGTGCACACCGCGCCGGGTCACGGTCAGGAAGACTATGCGGTCGGTTTGAAATATGGCTTGTCGGTCGAACACAAAGTGGGTGCCAATGGTGTGTTTGCCGCTGACTTGCCGCTGTTCGGCGGCCAGCATGTCAGCAAGGCCAATGACGCCATCATTGAGCATCTGAAACTCGAAGGCCGCTTGCTGAAGCATTTTGCGTTGCGGCACAGCTATCCCCATTGCTGGCGCCACAAGACGCCGGTGATTTTCCGGGCGACACCGCAGTGGTTCATCTCGATGGATCAGAAAGGTTTGCGCAAGCAAGCGCTGAGTGAAATCAAGCAGGTGCAATGGGTGCCGGAGTGGGGCGAGCAGCGCATCTCGGCGATGATCGAAAATCGCCCGGACTGGTGTATCTCGCGTCAGCGCACCTGGGGCATTCCGTTGCCGCTGTTTGTGCACAAAGAGAGCCAGGAAATTCATCCGCGCTGGCTGGAGCTGTTGGAGCAGGTCGCCAAGAAAGTCGAGCAGGGTGGCATTCAGGCCTGGTTTGATTTGCCAGTAGAAGAACTGCTTGGCAGCGACGCCGAGCATTATTTGAAGTTGAGCGATACGCTCGACGTCTGGTTTGACTCCGGCGTGACCCATGCGTGTGTGGTGGCAACCCGTCCTGATCTGGGTGGCACGGCTGATCTGTATCTGGAAGGTTCGGATCAACACCGCGGTTGGTTCCATAGCTCACTGCTGACCGGCGTTGCGCTGAATAACAAAGCACCGTACAAGGCGGTGCTGACTCACGGCTTCACCGTCGATGGCAAGGGCGAGAAGATGTCGAAGTCGAAAGGCAACGTCGTCGCGCCGCAGGAAGTCATCGATCAAATGGGCGCTGATGTTCTGCGACTGTGGGTGGCATCAACCGATTATCGTGGCGAGATTGCGGTTTCGAAAGAAATTCTGAATCGCACCGCCGACAGTTATCGACGGATCCGCAACACCGCGCGATTCTTCCTGGCCAACTTGCATGGTTTCAATCCGCAAACCGATTTGCTGCCGGCCGAGCAAATGCTGCCGCTGGATCGTTGGGCCGTTGATTGCGCTTACCGCTACCAGCAAGACATTCAAACAGCCTACGACCGTTACGAGTTCTGGAACGTCTCGCAGGCCGTGCATCACTTCTGCGCAGTGGATATGGGCGCGTTCTATCTCGATATCATCAAAGACCGGCAGTACACCGCCAAGGCGGGCTCGCGGGCGCAGCGTTCCTGCCAGACCGCGTTGTTCCACATTGTTCAGGCCATGGTGCGTTGGATTGCGCCGGTGTTGTCGTTTACCGCAGACGAAATCTGGCAAGCGATTCCCGGCCAGAAAGGCGAAGTATTGGCCGCCGACTGGTACAGCGGTTTGTTCAGCGCGGAGCAGGATGCCATCAGTCGCGCCGACTGGGCAGAAGTGCTGAAGGTCAAGGATGCGGTCAACAAAGCCATTGAGGAAGCGCGCAAGAGCACCGATATGGGCGGCTCGCTGGAAGCCGAAGTGGATGTCTATGCCGACGACACGCTGTTCCCGATTCTGAAGAGCCTCGGTGCCGATCTGCGTTTTGTCCTGATCACGTCGCGGGCTGACATTCATGTGATGTCAGGTGCACCGGCGACTGCGCAGGCAACTGACGTCGCCGGCATCAAGCTGGTGCTGCACAAGTCGGTGCACGCCAAGTGTGCACGCTGCTGGCATCGCCGTCCGGATGTCGGCAGTCATCCTGCGCATCCTGAACTTTGTGGTCGCTGCGTTGAAAACGTCGACGGCAATGGCGAAACCCGGCAGGTTGCATAA
- the lspA gene encoding signal peptidase II, protein MKNSAGGLANFRWLLVALLVLVLDQWTKHLAVANLVMYEPVPLMPYFNLMLAHNTGAAFSFLADAGGWQRWFFVALTTVISVVLLSWLYRLPRPQKLLPIALVLVLGGAIGNVYDRMMYGYVIDFIDWYVGDHHWPAFNIADSAICVGAALLILDSFFKPKEQGK, encoded by the coding sequence ATGAAGAATAGTGCAGGTGGTTTGGCCAATTTTCGCTGGTTGTTGGTTGCATTGCTGGTACTGGTGCTGGATCAGTGGACCAAGCATTTGGCGGTCGCCAATCTGGTGATGTACGAACCGGTGCCGCTGATGCCGTACTTCAATCTGATGTTGGCCCACAATACCGGCGCTGCGTTCAGCTTTCTGGCTGACGCCGGCGGCTGGCAGCGCTGGTTTTTTGTCGCGCTGACCACGGTCATCAGTGTGGTGCTGCTCAGTTGGTTGTATCGGCTGCCGCGCCCGCAAAAGCTGTTGCCGATTGCCTTGGTGCTGGTGCTCGGTGGTGCCATCGGCAACGTTTATGACCGGATGATGTACGGCTATGTCATCGACTTCATCGATTGGTACGTGGGCGATCATCATTGGCCGGCGTTCAACATTGCCGATTCGGCCATATGTGTCGGCGCGGCCTTGTTGATACTGGACAGTTTTTTCAAGCCGAAAGAGCAGGGTAAATGA
- the fkpB gene encoding FKBP-type peptidyl-prolyl cis-trans isomerase has product MTMQVQPGDAVLVHVNLLLADGSVAESSRANGKPAKFQLGDGSLSEAIEHQLLGLAVGDKKKFTVAAEEGFGERQTGLIQFRQRHEFPSDMEIAEGVIIVFTLPNGAEMPGVVRELNGDSVTVDFNHPLAGKALTFDLEVVAINP; this is encoded by the coding sequence ATGACTATGCAAGTGCAACCGGGTGATGCCGTACTGGTGCATGTCAATTTGTTGTTGGCCGATGGCTCGGTAGCGGAAAGCTCGCGCGCCAATGGCAAGCCGGCCAAGTTCCAGCTGGGTGATGGCAGTTTGAGTGAAGCCATTGAACACCAGTTGCTGGGACTCGCTGTCGGTGACAAAAAGAAATTCACCGTTGCGGCCGAAGAGGGGTTTGGCGAGCGCCAGACCGGCTTGATTCAGTTTCGTCAGCGCCATGAATTTCCGTCTGATATGGAAATCGCTGAGGGCGTCATCATCGTGTTCACGCTACCGAATGGTGCCGAGATGCCGGGTGTGGTGCGAGAGCTGAATGGCGACTCCGTCACGGTCGATTTCAATCATCCGCTCGCCGGCAAGGCGCTGACGTTTGATCTGGAAGTGGTTGCCATCAATCCGTAA